In Oceanidesulfovibrio indonesiensis, the genomic stretch CGACGATAAACACTGGCCGGAAACGCACTGGCGAAGCCTGATTGAACTAATGCAACCTACCGGCATCCATATTAAACTCCCGTGGGGCGCAGAGCATGAGCGGCAGCGTGCAGAGCGTCTGGCGTCAGGCTTTTCGCACGTCGAGGTGTTGCCGAAACTCACGCTGGCGCAGGTTGCAGCAGAGCTGGCGGGAGCGAATGCTGTTGTTTCCGTTGATACGGGCTTGAGCCATTTAACCGCGGCGCTGGATCGCCCGAATATTACGATTTTTGGCCCGACCGATCCTGGATTGATCGGGGGTTACGGTAAAAACCAGCATCAGATGGTCAGCCCGACCCAGCAAACGAAGGATATCAGCGCAGATGCGATTTTTTCATTTTTACAGGGCAGCCGTTGGCTTTCCAACAGGGATATTTAACGCATGAGTTACGTATTTCTGCTGATTTTACTCTTTCCGGTGAAGCTTATCCGGAAGCTGTTCCGTAAAGAGACAGGTAAAAACC encodes the following:
- a CDS encoding glycosyltransferase family 9 protein translates to AKPETQGDYAIAQHFLRNTDPRVQPYLVFLHATTRDDKHWPETHWRSLIELMQPTGIHIKLPWGAEHERQRAERLASGFSHVEVLPKLTLAQVAAELAGANAVVSVDTGLSHLTAALDRPNITIFGPTDPGLIGGYGKNQHQMVSPTQQTKDISADAIFSFLQGSRWLSNRDI